A region from the Mustela erminea isolate mMusErm1 chromosome 10, mMusErm1.Pri, whole genome shotgun sequence genome encodes:
- the S1PR1 gene encoding sphingosine 1-phosphate receptor 1 yields the protein MGSTSIPLVKALRSPVSDYVNYDIIVRHYNYTGKLNISADKENGIKLSSVVFILICCCIILENIFVLLTIWKTKKFHRPMYYFIGNLALSDLLAGVAYTANLLLSGATTYKLTPAQWFLREGSMFVALSASVFSLLAIAIERYITMLKMKLHNGSNSFRSFLLISACWVISLILGGLPIMGWNCISALYNCSTVLPLYHKHYILFCTTVFTLLLLAIVILYCRIYSLVRTRSRRLTFRKNMSKASRSSEKSLALLKTVIIVLSVFIACWAPLFILLLLDVGCKVKTCDILFRAEYFLVLAVLNSGTNPIIYTLTNKEMRRAFIRILSCCKCPSGDSAGKFKRPIIAGMEFSRSKSDNSSHPQKDDGDNPETIMSSGNVNSSS from the coding sequence ATGGGGTCTACCAGCATCCCGCTGGTGAAGGCCCTCCGCAGTCCTGTCTCCGACTATGTCAACTATGACATCATCGTCCGGCATTATAACTACACAGGAAAGCTGAACATCAGCGCGGACAAGGAGAATGGCATTAAACTGAGCTCGGTGGTCTTCATTCTCATCTGCTGTTGTATCATCCTAGAGAACATCTTTGTCTTGCTGACCATTTGGAAAACCAAGAAGTTCCACCGACCTATGTACTACTTTATTGGCAACCTGGCCCTCTCAGATCTGTTGGCAGGAGTGGCCTACACAGCCAACCTGCTCTTGTCTGGTGCCACCACCTACAAGCTCACCCCCGCCCAGTGGTTTCTGCGGGAAGGGAGTATGTTTGTGGCCCTGTCTGCCTCCGTGTTCAGCCTCCTCGCCATCGCCATCGAGCGCTATATCACGATGCTGAAAATGAAACTCCACAACGGGAGTAACAGCTTCCGCTCCTTCCTGCTGATCAGCGCCTGCTGGGTCATCTCCCTCATCCTGGGCGGCCTGCCCATCATGGGCTGGAACTGCATCAGCGCGCTCTACAACTGCTCCACCGTCCTGCCGCTCTACCACAAGCACTATATCCTCTTCTGCACCACGGTGTTCACTCTGCTCCTGCTGGCCATCGTCATCCTCTACTGCCGGATCTACTCCTTGGTTAGGACTCGGAGCCGCCGCCTGACCTTCCGCAAGAACATGTCGAAGGCCAGCCGCAGCTCAGAGAAGTCGCTGGCGCTGCTCAAGACCGTGATCATCGTCCTGAGCGTCTTCATCGCCTGCTGGGCGCCCCTCTTCATCCTTCTCCTGCTGGACGTGGGCTGCAAGGTTAAGACCTGCGACATTCTCTTCAGAGCTGAGTACTTCCTGGTGCTGGCCGTGCTCAACTCGGGCACCAACCCCATCATTTATACCCTGACCAACAAGGAGATGCGCCGGGCCTTCATCCGGATCCTGTCCTGCTGCAAGTGCCCCAGCGGGGACTCTGCAGGCAAATTCAAGCGACCCATCATTGCCGGCATGGAATTCAGCCGCAGTAAGTCGGACAACTCCTCCCACCCGCAGAAGGACGATGGGGACAACCCAGAGACCATTATGTCCTCTGGAAATGTCAACTCTTCCTCCTAA